AGGGGAGGCGGTGGCACATTAGGTATCGCTGGGTCCTTAGAGGAATAATTGAGGACGTTGAGGTCGCTCGGTTCAGGGGGCGGTGTTTGAGACGATTGATCTGAAGACGCAGGAGAAGCCACTGGAGCTTCTGGTTTTAAAGCTGGGATTGGCGCACCAGCACCTAAAATGTTTGTCAACGGTTGGTAAAGTGGTAATCCGGCATAGGGGTGGAAGCCAAAAGGATTGTAAGGATCATAAAATCGTAGACCAGGGTATGAGTAAGGGAAACCAAATTGTGTATACTGATAGGCGGGACTAAAGTGCCCCGCTCCTATGGGCAAAATTTGTGGTGGCAGACCGAACTCGTTAAGTGGAATTGGTGACTCTGTTCTAGGGGGTTCCGGAGGTGATGGCGCTGAAGTGGGTTTATTATCTTCTAGAGCTGGACTAGGTTCGGGTGCTGGCAGCAGCGAAGGGTTTTCCGCTGGTTTCGATTCCGTTGGAGCCTCTGAAGTTGATGACGGTGATTCTTCAGGCTTTGCACTTGCATCTCTAGGAGCTGCTGCAGGAATAGTAATGAGACCCTGAAATGAAAATGAGTGTGATTGAATAAAACTTCATTATAAATATTCATCTGTAGTTGTATAATGCATTGTTTACTTTggttaaaaatatgtattttctaC
This genomic stretch from Maniola hyperantus chromosome 2, iAphHyp1.2, whole genome shotgun sequence harbors:
- the LOC117987850 gene encoding uncharacterized protein — protein: MSRKVIPRIQRKAKQSLPVPFSSLVASEVCRRRSQSLPPHRHSSTTRLARNMAAQQCLPFLCVILAGALAEPAPGRIPKIYNALITSNQNLEPSKAYPVYQPVLHNAFPFPYQPVFYGDLPIGNGLITIPAAAPRDASAKPEESPSSTSEAPTESKPAENPSLLPAPEPSPALEDNKPTSAPSPPEPPRTESPIPLNEFGLPPQILPIGAGHFSPAYQYTQFGFPYSYPGLRFYDPYNPFGFHPYAGLPLYQPLTNILGAGAPIPALKPEAPVASPASSDQSSQTPPPEPSDLNVLNYSSKDPAIPNVPPPPLPQGGLKTNAE